Proteins encoded by one window of Xiphias gladius isolate SHS-SW01 ecotype Sanya breed wild chromosome 15, ASM1685928v1, whole genome shotgun sequence:
- the nthl1 gene encoding endonuclease III-like protein 1 isoform X2, producing MSSPYFAQSRSVVTRSGNRTAGCRPAASLRSRLTSSRGNADSQCSAAVKVEVEVDEARLSQPRPSSLSLSTGGGHGLPQPGTVQPKTETDALPLSSHSRRRRQLKVEYDKDEGVSPVKTEHWEPPNWKKQLGFIREMRSGRDAPVDNMGAEKCYDTEAPAHVRRFQVLVSLMLSSQTKDQVTAGAMQKLRAHGCTVENIISTGDETLGKLIYPVGFWRNKVKYLKLTSAMLQKEFGGDIPNSVEGLVRLPGVGPKMAHLAMDIAWDQVSGIGVDTHVHRISNRLGWLWKPTKNPEDTRKALEEWLPSCPSAHKISPTKRPKAGSPRSPSPTSSFKIKTEPGQEFAVKDERAEKESLPSPLSPTTQRRRLKSKVDH from the exons ATGTCTTCTCCTTACTTCGCGCAGAGCCGGTCTGTTGTCACCCGGAGTGGAAACCGAACTGCCGGCTGCAGACCCGCGGCCTCTCTGAGGTCCAGACTCACCAGCAGTCGCGGGAATGCGGATTCGCAATGCTCGGCGGCGGtgaaggtggaggtggaggtggatgAGGCGAGGCTCTCTCAGCCAAGACCCTCCTCGCTCTCCTTATCGACGG GTGGGGGCCATGGACTCCCGCAACCGGGAACTGTGCAGccgaaaacagaaacagacgcTCTCCCGCTGTCTTCACACAGCCGCAGGAGGAGACAGCTAAAGGTGGAATATGACAAGGATGAAGGTGTTTCACCGGTGAAGACCGAACACTGGGAACCTCCCAACTGGAAGAAACAATTAGGATTCATTCGTGAGATGAGGAGTGGCCGAGATGCACCTGTAGATAACATGGGAGCAGAGAAATGCTACGACACAGAAGCCCCTGCACAT GTGAGACGTTTCCAGGTGTTGGTGTCGCTCATGCTGTCCAGTCAGACCAAGGACCAGGTGACAGCAGGAGCTATGCAGAAGCTCCGAGCACACGGCTGCACCGTGGAAAATATAATCAGTACTGGTGATGAAACTCTGGGAAAACTCATCTACCCTGTCGGCTTCTGGAGG AATAAAGTGAAGTATCTGAAGCTGACGTCAGCCATGCTGCAGAAGGAGTTTGGAGGGGACATCCCAAACAGCGTGGAGGGGCTGGTCCGGCTGCCGGGAGTTGGACCCAAGATGGCTCACCTGGCTATGGACATCGCTTGGGACCAGGTGTCCGGAATAG GTGTGGACACACATGTGCATCGCATCTCTAATAGGCTGGGCTGGCTCTGGAAGCCAACCAAGAACCCGGAGGACACGCGCAAGGCCCTGGAGGAGTGGTTACCCAG CTGTCCATCTGCCCACAAGATCTCTCCGACAAAGAGGCCTAAAGCTGGATCCCCACGCTCTCCGAGCCCAACGtcttccttcaaaataaaaaccgaACCTGGACAGGAATTTGCAGTTAAAGATGAGAGGGCAGAGAAGGAGTCACTGCCCTCACCTCTGTCCCCCACCACGCAGAGGAGGAGGCTAAAATCCAAGGTCGACCACTGA
- the LOC120799725 gene encoding Na(+)/H(+) exchange regulatory cofactor NHE-RF2, translating into MESELRPRLCFLTKGEGGYGFHLHGERNKGGQFIRKVEPGSSADLAGLRPGDRVVEVNGENVENETHHQVVNRIRQVAHRTRLLAVDRDTDDYLRSRGLACTEDLAIEMGTLSPRPSPAPTPSSSPIPRENSPPSSKPNHTHQLHPRAADSPTHMVTQGEIKRSSVTSSTATDTELQAEPSPEPTTELFPRLCILVKAEHGYGFNLHSDKTKRGQFVRSVDPGSAAERADIQPGDRLVEVNGVNIEGLRHSEVVALIRAGGQEVRLLVVDQETDELFHRLGITPTASHVKEVYGDESAPESAPPTPSPTTELPATDQPIINVTVTDSPIPEMSPKSRANGSSASHSSRSSTTQSEISSSDMSFQVPDEDDRRVSDPFMDSGLRLSPTAAEAKQKALAKRNKKRAPPMDWSKKQEIFSNF; encoded by the exons ATGGAGAGTGAGCTGAGACCCAGGCTGTGTTTCCTGACCAAAGGAGAGGGCGGCTATGGGTTCCACCTGCACGGCGAACGGAATAAAGGCGGACAGTTCATCCGCAAAGTGGAGCCCGGATCTTCGGCTGACCTGGCCGGGCTGAGACCAGGGGACCGGGTCGTGGAGGTGAACGGGGAGAACGTGGAGAACGAAACGCATCATCAA GTGGTGAATCGTATCCGCCAGGTGGCCCACCGCACCAGACTGCTGGCGGTGGACAGAGACACGGACGACTACCTCCGCAGCCGTGGCCTGGCCTGCACCGAGGACCTGGCCATTGAGATGGGAACCCTCTCCCCGCGCCCCTCACCCGCgcccaccccctcctcctctcccataCCCAGAGAGAATTCACCCCCATCATCCaaacccaaccacacacaccagCTCCACCCTCGTGCTGCAGACTCGCCCACTCACATGGTCACACAAGGCGAGATCAAGAGATCCTCAGTGACATCAAGTACCGCAACTGACACAGAG CTGCAGGCAGAGCCCTCACCGGAGCCGACAACTGAACTCTTTCCCCGCCTCTGTATCCTGGTGAAGGCGGAGCACGGCTACGGCTTCAACCTGCACAGCGATAAGACAAAGCGTGGACAGTTTGTACGTTCTGTGGACCCCGGCTCAGCCGCTGAGAGAGCAGACATCCAGCCCGGAGACAGACTGGTGGAG gTGAATGGAGTGAACATAGAGGGCCTGAGGCACTCGGAGGTGGTGGCCCTCATTAGAGCAGGAGGGCAGGAAGTCCGCCTCCTCGTGGTCGACCAGGAGACGGATGAGCTCTTCCACAGACTGGGGATCACACCCACCGCCAGCCATGTCAAAG AAGTCTATGGAGACGAATCAGCCCCAGAAAGTGCCCCACCCACCCCTTCTCCTACCACTGAACTCCCTGCCACAGATCAACCTATCATAAATGTCACGGTCACAGACTCCCCAATCCCAGAGATGTCTCCAAAATCCCGGGCTAATGGGAGCTCAGCATCCCACTCCTCTAGAAGTTCCACCACCCAGTCAGAGATCAGCAGCTCAGACATGAGCTTCCAG GTCCCTGATGAGGACGACAGGCGTGTTTCCGACCCTTTCATGGACAGTGGCCTGCGTCTGAGTCCTACGGCTGCTGAGGCTAAACAGAAGGCCCTCGCCAAGCGCAACAAGAAGAGAGCGCCCCCTATGGACTGGAGCAAGAAACAAGAGATCTTCAGCAACTTCTGA
- the nthl1 gene encoding endonuclease III-like protein 1 isoform X3, producing the protein MSSPYFAQSRSVVTRSGNRTAGCRPAASLRSRLTSSRGNADSQCSAAVKVEVEVDEARLSQPRPSSLSLSTGGGHGLPQPGTVQPKTETDALPLSSHSRRRRQLKVEYDKDEGVSPVKTEHWEPPNWKKQLGFIREMRSGRDAPVDNMGAEKCYDTEAPAHVRRFQVLVSLMLSSQTKDQVTAGAMQKLRAHGCTVENIISTGDETLGKLIYPVGFWRNKVKYLKLTSAMLQKEFGGDIPNSVEGLVRLPGVGPKMAHLAMDIAWDQVSGIGVDTHVHRISNRLGWLWKPTKNPEDTRKALEEWLPSTAVHLPTRSLRQRGLKLDPHALRAQRLPSK; encoded by the exons ATGTCTTCTCCTTACTTCGCGCAGAGCCGGTCTGTTGTCACCCGGAGTGGAAACCGAACTGCCGGCTGCAGACCCGCGGCCTCTCTGAGGTCCAGACTCACCAGCAGTCGCGGGAATGCGGATTCGCAATGCTCGGCGGCGGtgaaggtggaggtggaggtggatgAGGCGAGGCTCTCTCAGCCAAGACCCTCCTCGCTCTCCTTATCGACGG GTGGGGGCCATGGACTCCCGCAACCGGGAACTGTGCAGccgaaaacagaaacagacgcTCTCCCGCTGTCTTCACACAGCCGCAGGAGGAGACAGCTAAAGGTGGAATATGACAAGGATGAAGGTGTTTCACCGGTGAAGACCGAACACTGGGAACCTCCCAACTGGAAGAAACAATTAGGATTCATTCGTGAGATGAGGAGTGGCCGAGATGCACCTGTAGATAACATGGGAGCAGAGAAATGCTACGACACAGAAGCCCCTGCACAT GTGAGACGTTTCCAGGTGTTGGTGTCGCTCATGCTGTCCAGTCAGACCAAGGACCAGGTGACAGCAGGAGCTATGCAGAAGCTCCGAGCACACGGCTGCACCGTGGAAAATATAATCAGTACTGGTGATGAAACTCTGGGAAAACTCATCTACCCTGTCGGCTTCTGGAGG AATAAAGTGAAGTATCTGAAGCTGACGTCAGCCATGCTGCAGAAGGAGTTTGGAGGGGACATCCCAAACAGCGTGGAGGGGCTGGTCCGGCTGCCGGGAGTTGGACCCAAGATGGCTCACCTGGCTATGGACATCGCTTGGGACCAGGTGTCCGGAATAG GTGTGGACACACATGTGCATCGCATCTCTAATAGGCTGGGCTGGCTCTGGAAGCCAACCAAGAACCCGGAGGACACGCGCAAGGCCCTGGAGGAGTGGTTACCCAG CACAGCTGTCCATCTGCCCACAAGATCTCTCCGACAAAGAGGCCTAAAGCTGGATCCCCACGCTCTCCGAGCCCAACGtcttccttcaaaataa
- the nthl1 gene encoding endonuclease III-like protein 1 isoform X1 → MSSPYFAQSRSVVTRSGNRTAGCRPAASLRSRLTSSRGNADSQCSAAVKVEVEVDEARLSQPRPSSLSLSTGGGHGLPQPGTVQPKTETDALPLSSHSRRRRQLKVEYDKDEGVSPVKTEHWEPPNWKKQLGFIREMRSGRDAPVDNMGAEKCYDTEAPAHVRRFQVLVSLMLSSQTKDQVTAGAMQKLRAHGCTVENIISTGDETLGKLIYPVGFWRNKVKYLKLTSAMLQKEFGGDIPNSVEGLVRLPGVGPKMAHLAMDIAWDQVSGIGVDTHVHRISNRLGWLWKPTKNPEDTRKALEEWLPRELWSEINWLLVGFGQQVCLPVNPLCSVCLNQHSCPSAHKISPTKRPKAGSPRSPSPTSSFKIKTEPGQEFAVKDERAEKESLPSPLSPTTQRRRLKSKVDH, encoded by the exons ATGTCTTCTCCTTACTTCGCGCAGAGCCGGTCTGTTGTCACCCGGAGTGGAAACCGAACTGCCGGCTGCAGACCCGCGGCCTCTCTGAGGTCCAGACTCACCAGCAGTCGCGGGAATGCGGATTCGCAATGCTCGGCGGCGGtgaaggtggaggtggaggtggatgAGGCGAGGCTCTCTCAGCCAAGACCCTCCTCGCTCTCCTTATCGACGG GTGGGGGCCATGGACTCCCGCAACCGGGAACTGTGCAGccgaaaacagaaacagacgcTCTCCCGCTGTCTTCACACAGCCGCAGGAGGAGACAGCTAAAGGTGGAATATGACAAGGATGAAGGTGTTTCACCGGTGAAGACCGAACACTGGGAACCTCCCAACTGGAAGAAACAATTAGGATTCATTCGTGAGATGAGGAGTGGCCGAGATGCACCTGTAGATAACATGGGAGCAGAGAAATGCTACGACACAGAAGCCCCTGCACAT GTGAGACGTTTCCAGGTGTTGGTGTCGCTCATGCTGTCCAGTCAGACCAAGGACCAGGTGACAGCAGGAGCTATGCAGAAGCTCCGAGCACACGGCTGCACCGTGGAAAATATAATCAGTACTGGTGATGAAACTCTGGGAAAACTCATCTACCCTGTCGGCTTCTGGAGG AATAAAGTGAAGTATCTGAAGCTGACGTCAGCCATGCTGCAGAAGGAGTTTGGAGGGGACATCCCAAACAGCGTGGAGGGGCTGGTCCGGCTGCCGGGAGTTGGACCCAAGATGGCTCACCTGGCTATGGACATCGCTTGGGACCAGGTGTCCGGAATAG GTGTGGACACACATGTGCATCGCATCTCTAATAGGCTGGGCTGGCTCTGGAAGCCAACCAAGAACCCGGAGGACACGCGCAAGGCCCTGGAGGAGTGGTTACCCAG GGAGCTGTGGAGTGAGAttaactggctgctggtggGTTTTGGACAGCAGGTTTGTCTACCCGTCaaccctctctgctctgtgtgtctgaaCCAGCACAGCTGTCCATCTGCCCACAAGATCTCTCCGACAAAGAGGCCTAAAGCTGGATCCCCACGCTCTCCGAGCCCAACGtcttccttcaaaataaaaaccgaACCTGGACAGGAATTTGCAGTTAAAGATGAGAGGGCAGAGAAGGAGTCACTGCCCTCACCTCTGTCCCCCACCACGCAGAGGAGGAGGCTAAAATCCAAGGTCGACCACTGA